From Penaeus vannamei isolate JL-2024 chromosome 12, ASM4276789v1, whole genome shotgun sequence, the proteins below share one genomic window:
- the LOC113812827 gene encoding R3H domain-containing protein 4, protein MGVIRKLQSRAKVISFSEESVNSLGISQPATPPSEPETTDVPPPAFVPQRRDPRLLIQRLEQHHHHQRRRTGARKTRRADNAQALQTLVEDDQEGVSDDMDVAPNSEGIFTKLFNDCDKMRIWQYFISLSEDRQEHYLNTICKRRENTRSSGIGGVSFTQRVKNIEKERMEEPPEEDGFTVIPPMSDCRNMHPAYTTEQRFWEVKPQLRKMLKGRQFPVGILKDLEDEIVELFTVDPTTVYITQELNSFQRLLVHALCEYNLLSSKSSTMTNVRRTKVENKADCFHAPEVSLNQYIETYYKSKY, encoded by the exons ATGGGTGTGATCAGGAAGCTTCAGTCAAGAGCTAAAGTGATCAGCTTTAGCGAGGAATCCGTCAATTC GCTGGGAATTAGCCAGCCAGCTACCCCTCCTTCGGAGCCAGAAACGACAGATGTGCCACCTCCAGCCTTTGTCCCTCAACGCCGCGATCCTCGTCTGCTTATTCAGCGGCTGGAgcagcaccaccatcatcagcgTAGACGCACAGGTGCAAGGAAGACTCGAAGGGCTGACAATG CTCAAGCTTTGCAAACCTTGGTTGAAGATGACCAGGAAGGGGTCAGCGATGATATGGACGTTGCACCCAACTCTGAGGGCATATTCACCAAGCTCTTCAATGACTGTGACAAGATGAGG ATCTGGCAGTACTTCATTTCTCTGAGTGAGGACAGGCAAGAACATTATTTGAATACCATttgtaaaaggagagaaaatacaagaagcAGTGGGATTGGTGGAGTTTCCTTTACTCAGCGTGTCAAAAACATtgaaaaggagaggatggaagagccGCCAGAGGAAGACG GATTCACCGTGATTCCACCAATGAGTGACTGTCGAAACATGCATCCAGCTTATACCACTGAGCAACGATTTTGGGAAGTGAAGCCTCAGTTGCGCAAAATGCTTAAAGGAAGGCAGTTCCCTGTG GGTATCTTGAAGGACCTGGAAGATGAAATTGTTGAATTGTTCACTGTAGATCCAACAACAGTGTACATAACCCAGGAACTCAATAGTTTCCAGCGCCTTTTAGTCCATGCCCTCTGCGAGTACAACCTCTTAAGTTCAAAAA GTTCAACAATGACAAATGTTCGGCGAACGAAGGTGGAAAATAAAGCGGATTGTTTCCATGCCCCTGAAGTATCACTCAATCAATATATCGAAACTTACTATAAGAGTAAATATTAA